One window of Polynucleobacter sp. HIN5 genomic DNA carries:
- a CDS encoding lipoprotein-releasing ABC transporter permease subunit, translated as MWKIPIELEIGLKYTRSRRRKAVGQRDGFLSFISGISMAGIALGVAALIVVLSVMNGFQKEVRDRMLSVLSHIEITSPNGLSDWEPIAETLAKQAHVLGVAPMVSSQGLLSRAESMRGVVLRGVDPALEGRVSDLPKQLIVGSISDLKPGQFGVVLGTQLAGTLGVRVGDRVNLLVPEGDLTPAGMMPRMRALQVVGMVDSGHYEYDSTLAVMHWKDAAALLRMTDPTGLRVKVDDMQKAPEIAVRLAQVVPQALWVSDWSRSNRNWFAAVQTEKKMMFIILTLIIAVAAFNLVSTLVMSVTDKQADIAILRTMGASAGLVQRIFLVQGLAIGLLGSLLGVAFGLLIALNIDVIVPFIETLFRVQFLPRDIYFISQLPSDVRLDDVLKVGIMAFVLSILATIYPSRRAAQVKPAEALRYE; from the coding sequence ATGTGGAAGATTCCGATTGAACTGGAGATTGGCCTAAAGTACACGCGCTCGCGGCGTAGGAAGGCGGTTGGTCAGCGCGATGGGTTTCTATCCTTCATTTCTGGAATCTCCATGGCTGGGATCGCACTAGGGGTTGCAGCCCTAATTGTGGTGCTCTCAGTCATGAATGGATTTCAGAAGGAGGTGCGAGACCGCATGCTTTCCGTTCTCTCCCATATTGAAATTACCTCACCCAATGGCTTATCGGATTGGGAGCCAATCGCCGAGACACTCGCAAAGCAAGCTCATGTTCTAGGGGTTGCCCCAATGGTGAGCTCGCAGGGTCTTCTCTCTCGAGCTGAATCGATGCGTGGGGTTGTTCTGCGGGGTGTTGATCCAGCCTTAGAGGGTCGAGTGTCCGATCTACCCAAGCAATTAATCGTGGGCTCAATCAGCGATCTGAAGCCCGGGCAATTTGGGGTTGTGCTTGGAACGCAGCTGGCAGGCACGCTTGGTGTACGAGTTGGTGATCGTGTAAACCTATTAGTTCCAGAAGGTGACCTAACTCCTGCAGGAATGATGCCGCGAATGAGGGCTCTTCAGGTTGTTGGTATGGTGGATAGCGGCCATTATGAATACGATAGTACTTTGGCGGTAATGCACTGGAAAGATGCTGCTGCTTTATTGCGAATGACCGACCCGACTGGTTTGCGCGTCAAGGTCGATGACATGCAAAAGGCCCCTGAAATTGCGGTGCGCTTAGCGCAAGTCGTACCGCAAGCGCTTTGGGTCAGTGATTGGTCACGCTCAAATCGCAATTGGTTTGCTGCAGTTCAAACCGAGAAAAAAATGATGTTCATTATCTTGACCTTAATTATTGCGGTAGCGGCATTCAACTTAGTTTCCACTCTAGTCATGTCGGTGACGGATAAGCAGGCAGACATTGCAATTTTGCGAACTATGGGAGCGAGTGCTGGACTGGTACAACGCATATTTTTAGTGCAAGGTTTGGCAATCGGCCTATTGGGCTCACTGCTTGGGGTGGCGTTTGGATTACTCATTGCTCTTAATATTGATGTGATCGTACCGTTTATCGAAACCCTCTTCCGAGTACAGTTCTTGCCCAGAGATATTTATTTCATTAGTCAGTTACCATCGGATGTACGTCTCGATGACGTGCTAAAGGTAGGAATCATGGCGTTTGTTCTATCGATTCTTGCAACGATTTACCCAAGCCGTAGGGCGGCACAGGTCAAACCAGCTGAGGCGCTGCGTTATGAGTAA
- a CDS encoding DNA internalization-related competence protein ComEC/Rec2 has product MLRIAITAWIAGGTAFLFLPKLPNHGLEVSVLSGIFLLIISYYLLNRNRILSPLAVSLALALLGWGYHFHYAKERLASPLPIFLEDQELTIRGYVDQLPSGDHQHQRFAFEVVDWNDVQSESLPRKIYLSWSGVWQKNRLIPEIAPGEEWQFVVKLKRPHTLMNEHGFDFERWMFHQGFGAHGSVRSGKRIQESQWISLKTAVEYQRWRLRNKIKAALEPSAPYVGVLIALVIGDQNAIAQSDWRVFNATGVGHLISISGLHVTMLSGLGAMLGAWIWRRREWPLIIPVQKVAAATGLLTAFLYAWLAGFQIPAQRTLYMVGIVAFALWTSRIPRAFDIWWIALFLVLVIDPMAPYTPGFWLSFGAVAIILYGMGSSSSLIGIPNGSEWERSRLEQLKQAFFESCRLQWIVTIALIPCTLYWFYQVSIVSPFANAIAIPVISFIVTPLAIAGAILPEWFAPILLQLAHGAMEWTAKYLNWLAKFDWAVHWSHQPTLWAIALSTVGIYWHIRPGPMASHLMSRIVGLALCAPLFWQAAHTINHGQFRAYVFDIGQGTAVLIETKSHRLLYDAGPLSGKNDNAGERLLLPYFRGEGIDRLDRLVISHKDLDHIAGASTLMKSLKIQSFLGTMPEHHPLMNDLKQSSIPALPCQFGQEWQWDGVDFKVWHPSEEVSFKADTHRGKPNENSCVLEIRNSHTSFWLTGDIEKRGEHEHARRLEDVGYQKPKRVVVMVPHHGSKTSSSQIWLDAIQPTAAFSQHGYRNRYGHPHSVVKERYRDNQIPFLETTHTGAQHWRTTTDDLTVEFLRPKQKRLWHHE; this is encoded by the coding sequence GTGCTACGCATCGCAATTACGGCATGGATTGCCGGAGGGACAGCTTTTCTCTTTTTACCCAAATTGCCGAATCATGGCCTGGAAGTAAGCGTTCTTTCCGGAATCTTTTTGCTGATCATTAGCTATTATTTACTTAATCGTAATCGCATTCTCTCGCCCCTCGCAGTTTCACTGGCCTTGGCATTATTGGGATGGGGCTATCACTTTCATTATGCAAAGGAGAGACTTGCATCGCCCTTACCAATTTTTCTTGAAGATCAGGAGTTAACGATTCGGGGATATGTCGATCAACTACCTAGTGGTGATCATCAACATCAGCGCTTTGCCTTTGAGGTAGTTGACTGGAATGATGTTCAATCTGAGTCCTTGCCAAGAAAAATCTACTTAAGTTGGAGTGGGGTGTGGCAAAAAAATCGTTTGATTCCAGAGATTGCTCCGGGTGAAGAGTGGCAATTTGTTGTCAAACTTAAAAGACCGCACACCTTAATGAATGAGCATGGCTTTGATTTTGAACGATGGATGTTTCATCAAGGCTTTGGAGCGCATGGCTCGGTTAGGTCAGGTAAGCGAATTCAAGAATCTCAATGGATTTCATTAAAAACAGCCGTCGAGTATCAACGTTGGCGACTTCGCAATAAGATCAAAGCGGCTCTAGAGCCCTCTGCACCTTATGTTGGGGTATTAATTGCCTTGGTGATTGGCGATCAAAATGCCATCGCGCAATCCGATTGGCGGGTATTTAATGCTACTGGTGTCGGGCATTTAATTTCGATATCGGGTTTACATGTCACGATGCTTTCTGGATTAGGTGCGATGCTGGGGGCTTGGATATGGCGTCGTCGTGAATGGCCGCTCATCATTCCTGTTCAAAAAGTTGCAGCTGCCACTGGGTTGTTGACTGCGTTTTTATACGCCTGGTTAGCTGGATTTCAAATACCAGCTCAACGAACACTCTACATGGTTGGGATCGTGGCTTTTGCGCTCTGGACTTCCCGAATCCCACGCGCCTTTGATATTTGGTGGATTGCCCTCTTTTTGGTTCTGGTAATTGATCCTATGGCTCCTTACACCCCAGGATTCTGGTTGTCGTTTGGCGCGGTAGCCATTATTTTGTATGGCATGGGCTCCTCATCAAGTCTCATTGGTATCCCGAATGGGAGTGAGTGGGAACGCAGTCGACTCGAACAACTCAAACAAGCCTTTTTTGAATCTTGCCGCTTGCAATGGATTGTGACCATTGCGTTGATACCGTGCACTTTATATTGGTTTTACCAGGTATCCATCGTGTCGCCATTCGCCAATGCAATAGCAATCCCGGTGATTAGTTTTATTGTGACCCCCTTAGCGATTGCTGGCGCGATTCTTCCCGAATGGTTTGCACCAATCCTTCTCCAGCTTGCGCATGGAGCAATGGAGTGGACCGCAAAATACCTGAATTGGCTAGCAAAATTTGATTGGGCAGTCCATTGGTCCCACCAACCGACCCTATGGGCTATAGCTTTATCGACTGTGGGGATCTATTGGCATATTCGTCCGGGTCCGATGGCAAGTCATCTGATGAGTCGGATTGTGGGACTTGCACTTTGCGCCCCATTATTTTGGCAAGCGGCCCACACGATCAATCATGGTCAATTTAGGGCCTATGTATTTGATATTGGGCAGGGCACCGCAGTCCTCATTGAGACAAAATCGCATCGGCTCTTATATGATGCTGGCCCACTTTCCGGAAAAAATGACAATGCTGGGGAGCGGTTATTGCTACCGTACTTTCGTGGAGAGGGGATTGATCGACTAGATCGATTAGTCATTAGCCATAAAGACTTAGATCACATTGCTGGCGCCAGCACACTAATGAAGAGCCTAAAGATCCAATCATTTTTGGGTACGATGCCAGAACATCATCCATTAATGAATGACCTCAAACAATCATCCATACCAGCACTGCCATGTCAGTTTGGTCAAGAATGGCAATGGGATGGTGTGGACTTTAAAGTCTGGCATCCGTCTGAGGAAGTAAGCTTTAAAGCAGATACGCACCGAGGAAAGCCTAATGAAAATAGTTGTGTGCTGGAGATCCGCAATTCCCACACAAGTTTTTGGTTAACAGGCGACATTGAAAAACGAGGAGAGCATGAGCACGCTCGGCGTCTAGAGGATGTGGGTTACCAAAAGCCCAAGAGGGTGGTGGTCATGGTCCCACATCACGGTAGCAAAACATCATCATCACAGATATGGCTAGATGCCATCCAGCCAACCGCGGCGTTTTCTCAGCACGGATACCGAAATCGGTATGGTCATCCACATAGCGTTGTGAAGGAACGGTATCGAGACAATCAAATTCCGTTTCTTGAAACCACGCATACTGGCGCACAGCATTGGCGCACCACTACTGACGACCTTACCGTTGAGTTCCTAAGACCCAAGCAAAAGCGATTGTGGCATCACGAATAG
- a CDS encoding ABC transporter ATP-binding protein, protein MSKPVLKASQLAKTYGTGVNAVEVLKSVDLELSPAEKVAIVGSSGSGKSTLLHLLGGLDTASAGEVELAGQLLNRMSPKELDRIRNQHLGFVYQFHHLLDELTALENVALPLRIRGLSQEEAEAPARILLDAVSLGKRLHHTPAELSGGERQRVAVARALVGKPDCVLADEPTGNLDTETADRVFDLMLDIAKEQGTGFLIVTHDPVRAKRCDRILRLTRGVLEPFRE, encoded by the coding sequence ATGAGTAAGCCAGTACTAAAAGCGTCTCAGCTTGCTAAAACCTATGGAACAGGTGTGAATGCAGTAGAGGTGCTTAAATCGGTTGACTTGGAGTTAAGCCCAGCCGAGAAGGTGGCCATTGTCGGATCATCGGGATCTGGTAAGAGCACCTTACTTCACCTTTTGGGGGGATTGGATACAGCCAGTGCTGGTGAGGTGGAATTGGCCGGTCAATTACTCAATCGGATGAGCCCGAAGGAGCTTGATCGAATTCGCAATCAACATCTAGGCTTTGTATATCAGTTTCATCATCTGCTTGACGAATTAACAGCACTTGAGAATGTGGCCTTACCTTTGCGCATTAGAGGTTTGAGTCAGGAAGAGGCAGAAGCGCCAGCAAGGATCCTATTGGATGCAGTTAGCTTAGGAAAGCGTCTGCATCATACCCCGGCGGAGTTATCGGGAGGTGAGCGTCAACGGGTTGCCGTGGCGCGTGCTTTGGTTGGAAAACCGGATTGTGTATTGGCCGACGAGCCAACCGGTAACTTGGATACTGAGACTGCTGATCGGGTATTCGATTTAATGCTCGATATTGCCAAAGAGCAGGGCACCGGATTTTTGATTGTGACCCATGATCCCGTTCGGGCCAAACGGTGTGATCGTATTTTGCGTTTGACCCGCGGTGTACTCGAGCCATTTAGGGAATAG
- the prfB gene encoding peptide chain release factor 2 (programmed frameshift) — MEAEQLNQITNAFKDLLAREQALRGIFDFDAKSNRLIEVNRILEDPKIWDDPKQAQAFGKEKKLLEGIVSTLTDLQQNIISSMELMDLARAENDLDTLLSLEADAASYEKIIADLEFRRMFHNEMDPCNCFIDIQAGAGGTEACDWASMLYRQYLKYCERKGYKTEILEESDGDVAGIKSATIKVDGEYAYGHLRSETGVHRLVRKSPFDSSGGRHTSFASIYVYPEIDDSIEIEVNPADIRTDTYRASGAGGQHINKTDSAVRLTHIPTGIVVQCQNDRSQHRNRAEAMSMLKSRLYEHEMRKRRAEQDKLEASKTDVGWGHQIRSYVLDQSRIKDLRTNVEISNTQKVLDGDLDAFIEASLKQGV, encoded by the exons ATGGAAGCCGAACAACTCAATCAAATTACCAACGCCTTTAAAGATCTCCTTGCTCGCGAGCAAGCCCTTCGG GGTATCTTTGACTTTGATGCCAAATCAAACCGCCTAATTGAAGTCAATCGTATTTTGGAGGATCCCAAAATTTGGGACGATCCAAAACAAGCCCAAGCCTTTGGGAAAGAAAAAAAGTTACTTGAAGGCATAGTGAGCACCCTAACTGATTTGCAGCAAAACATTATTAGCAGCATGGAGCTAATGGATCTTGCTCGCGCCGAGAATGACTTAGATACTCTGCTATCCCTTGAGGCTGATGCTGCCTCGTATGAAAAGATTATTGCTGACCTCGAATTTAGGCGGATGTTTCATAATGAAATGGATCCTTGCAATTGCTTTATTGATATTCAGGCGGGGGCTGGCGGTACCGAAGCTTGCGATTGGGCCAGTATGCTATATCGCCAATACCTCAAATACTGCGAGCGCAAAGGCTATAAAACAGAGATTTTGGAAGAGTCCGATGGTGACGTTGCCGGTATTAAAAGCGCCACGATTAAGGTTGATGGGGAATATGCGTATGGTCACCTTCGCTCCGAAACGGGTGTGCACCGCTTAGTCCGTAAATCACCATTCGACTCCTCGGGTGGTCGCCATACCTCATTTGCCAGTATTTATGTCTATCCCGAAATTGATGACTCGATCGAGATTGAGGTCAATCCCGCTGATATTCGAACCGACACGTATCGCGCATCGGGCGCTGGTGGTCAACACATTAACAAAACTGACTCTGCAGTTCGCCTCACTCATATTCCAACGGGTATTGTGGTGCAGTGTCAAAACGACCGCAGCCAGCATCGCAACCGGGCTGAGGCAATGAGCATGCTCAAATCACGTCTTTACGAGCATGAGATGCGTAAACGCCGTGCCGAGCAAGACAAGTTAGAGGCCAGCAAAACCGATGTTGGCTGGGGGCATCAAATCCGCTCTTACGTACTTGATCAAAGTCGCATTAAAGATTTACGAACCAATGTTGAGATCTCGAATACCCAGAAAGTCTTGGATGGTGATCTTGACGCATTTATTGAGGCCAGCCTTAAACAGGGCGTGTAA
- a CDS encoding carbohydrate porin has translation MRLLVIALLLFTCLPVFAQRVESYRPEPATYEAPKETAGQKLIPTEYEIFGFPVNVHGQTTYINQRYPNFNAQYSGPNSLKSNHSLSYTWSGTLFLGARIAPNTDVYFNPEVISGVPFSGLVGLGGLSNGEANKATGSQAKFYSARAFLRSTFNQDGEKIYLEDEANQIAQTVSTNRVVITAGQFSALDIFDDSRYAKDPRTQFMNWGNLTYLAYDYAADSRGYGWGLAGEWYLENWVLRASRMTTPRDPNGLPIDWNIMKHYGDQIEVERGHSISNLPGKVSVLAYRNKMVLARFADATNYVIQNNAQGTQAINNVRTNEQFKTGFGLNAEQAITNDAGVYMRIFKSDGQTETMAFAEADNSISIGAGINGNSWSRPADTLGISLMRNGLSNARQQYLKAGGVSFFIGDYAGPGQTITYKPEQIAEIYYNATVIKRVLAGVNLQHIQNPAYNAARGPVNILSFRIHAEY, from the coding sequence ATGCGTCTTTTAGTAATAGCTCTCCTGTTGTTTACCTGTCTACCTGTTTTTGCTCAAAGGGTTGAGAGTTATCGTCCCGAGCCAGCAACGTACGAAGCACCAAAAGAAACAGCGGGACAAAAACTAATACCCACGGAGTATGAAATCTTTGGATTTCCAGTCAACGTACACGGTCAAACAACCTACATCAACCAACGCTATCCAAACTTTAATGCGCAATATAGCGGTCCGAATAGCCTAAAAAGTAATCACTCGCTAAGTTATACATGGTCTGGAACGCTATTTTTAGGCGCCAGAATAGCTCCAAACACTGATGTTTACTTCAACCCGGAGGTGATCTCAGGCGTACCATTTTCAGGCTTGGTGGGTTTGGGTGGGTTGAGTAACGGTGAAGCAAATAAAGCCACAGGGTCACAAGCGAAGTTTTATTCCGCTCGGGCTTTTTTACGATCAACCTTTAATCAAGATGGTGAAAAAATTTACCTTGAAGATGAGGCGAATCAAATTGCGCAAACGGTAAGTACTAATCGTGTTGTTATAACTGCTGGTCAATTTTCTGCTTTGGATATTTTTGACGATAGTCGATACGCTAAAGATCCGAGAACGCAGTTTATGAACTGGGGTAATTTAACTTATCTTGCTTATGACTACGCTGCGGATAGTAGAGGCTACGGTTGGGGTTTAGCTGGGGAATGGTATTTGGAAAACTGGGTTTTACGTGCGTCACGAATGACGACACCGAGAGATCCAAATGGTTTACCGATCGACTGGAACATCATGAAGCACTACGGCGATCAAATTGAAGTAGAGCGCGGACATTCAATTAGCAATTTACCTGGGAAAGTTAGCGTCTTAGCGTATCGTAACAAAATGGTACTGGCTCGCTTTGCTGATGCGACAAATTACGTTATTCAAAATAACGCTCAAGGTACTCAAGCTATTAACAATGTTCGTACTAATGAACAATTTAAGACAGGTTTTGGTCTTAATGCTGAACAAGCGATTACCAATGATGCTGGTGTTTATATGCGTATATTTAAATCCGACGGACAAACGGAGACAATGGCGTTTGCTGAGGCTGATAATTCCATCTCTATTGGTGCTGGAATTAATGGTAATTCGTGGTCTAGACCAGCGGATACCCTCGGAATATCTTTAATGCGTAATGGATTATCAAACGCTCGTCAACAATATCTAAAGGCTGGTGGGGTGTCATTTTTCATCGGCGACTACGCAGGACCAGGACAAACAATTACCTATAAACCTGAGCAAATAGCTGAGATTTACTATAACGCCACAGTTATCAAAAGGGTCTTGGCTGGCGTGAACTTACAGCACATTCAAAATCCAGCATATAACGCTGCTCGTGGACCCGTAAATATTCTCTCCTTCAGAATTCATGCGGAATATTAA
- a CDS encoding TatD family hydrolase yields MWLDTHCHLDAPEFLSDIGSIVERAKCAGVVGLLLPAVRAQDFESVRELTHRFKHEIPYLVYTLGIHPLYTDRASERDLKTLETAVVNAKNDPHFVGIGEIGLDYFVAELDPHRQAFFFHAQLDLAQHHQLPVILHVRRSQDMILKALRQRNLSGGIAHAFNGSFQQAHQFIELGFKLGFGGAATYERALQIRRLIQELPIDAIVTETDSPDIPPAWLRSEQERRNEPAFLPRIAHVLAEIRGVQPNSLSEAVIHNMSQALPRWGQLLNQ; encoded by the coding sequence ATGTGGCTTGATACCCATTGCCACCTCGATGCCCCAGAATTTTTGAGTGATATCGGGAGTATCGTAGAGCGTGCAAAATGCGCTGGCGTAGTAGGCCTCTTATTACCTGCGGTTCGAGCTCAGGATTTTGAGAGCGTTCGAGAACTTACCCATCGGTTCAAGCATGAGATTCCATATTTGGTCTACACCCTAGGCATTCATCCCCTGTATACCGATCGTGCTAGCGAACGTGATCTAAAAACCTTAGAGACTGCAGTAGTCAATGCTAAAAATGATCCTCACTTTGTGGGTATTGGTGAAATTGGTCTAGATTATTTTGTGGCAGAGTTGGATCCACATCGACAAGCATTCTTTTTTCATGCGCAACTGGACCTAGCCCAACACCATCAACTTCCGGTGATTTTGCATGTCCGTCGTTCGCAAGATATGATTTTGAAGGCTCTTCGCCAACGAAATTTAAGTGGCGGCATTGCCCATGCATTTAATGGCAGTTTTCAGCAGGCCCACCAATTTATTGAGCTGGGATTTAAATTGGGGTTTGGGGGTGCTGCGACCTATGAGCGAGCTCTACAAATTCGTAGGCTCATTCAAGAGCTACCGATCGATGCTATTGTGACCGAGACCGATTCGCCAGATATTCCACCGGCATGGTTGCGCTCTGAACAAGAGCGACGCAATGAGCCAGCATTTTTACCTCGTATTGCCCATGTCTTGGCAGAAATCCGTGGCGTGCAGCCAAACTCTCTTTCAGAAGCTGTCATTCACAATATGAGTCAGGCCCTACCGCGTTGGGGCCAACTTCTGAACCAATAA
- the recJ gene encoding single-stranded-DNA-specific exonuclease RecJ has translation MSVFSQRTYPNEVTASLEGHGIDPLFARLYAARGIQEYSDLSLEAKHLLPPSSLKECETAARLLADAIASKRSMVIVADYDCDGATACAVGMRGLRMLGASEEQLGYLVPNRFTMGYGLTPEVVDMALEFNPRPSLLITVDNGIASHQGIDYAKIHGIDVLVTDHHLPSDQLPNALAIVNPNQPECAFSSKALAGVGVMFYILIALRALLRERGVFTVETQPKLEQLFSLVALGTVADVAQLDRNNRILVSQGLRKIRQGLAPAGLLALFEVAGRDPRAASPFDLGFAIGPRLNAAGRLADMSLGIQLLLCDDQVRATSLAQELDRINRERRVIESGMQESALASLANLSVNEQPALCLWHPDWHQGVVGIVASRLKERFNRPTIVFAPADDDSGTRLLRGSGRSIQGFHLRDALDLVSKKYPGLILKFGGHAMAAGLTIHQSDFDDFDNYFREISSSLLDDEILQRRCIHDGSLGPDQFTVEVADRLMQEIWGQGFPQPLFYGEFEILQQSLMKDKHLRLLLRPMVKGESVAPVASAVWFNRTQTLPQLAFLAFRLVSDRFREEARIQLIIEAIDDPLQ, from the coding sequence ATGAGTGTTTTTAGCCAACGTACCTACCCAAATGAAGTTACTGCAAGCTTAGAAGGGCATGGCATAGACCCTCTCTTTGCCCGCTTATACGCTGCTCGAGGTATTCAGGAGTACTCCGACTTAAGTCTTGAGGCAAAGCATTTACTACCGCCCTCTTCACTGAAGGAGTGTGAGACAGCGGCCAGATTATTGGCCGATGCGATTGCCTCAAAACGATCGATGGTGATCGTCGCTGATTACGACTGTGATGGCGCAACCGCCTGTGCCGTTGGAATGCGAGGGTTACGTATGCTGGGGGCTTCAGAGGAGCAATTGGGCTACTTGGTTCCAAATCGCTTCACGATGGGGTATGGACTAACCCCAGAGGTAGTTGATATGGCGCTTGAATTCAATCCAAGACCATCGCTCTTAATTACGGTTGATAACGGGATTGCTAGCCATCAAGGAATTGACTATGCCAAGATACACGGCATCGATGTTCTGGTCACTGATCATCACCTACCCAGCGATCAGCTACCAAACGCTCTTGCAATCGTCAATCCCAATCAGCCGGAGTGTGCGTTTTCAAGCAAGGCACTCGCAGGTGTTGGGGTGATGTTTTACATTTTGATTGCCTTACGAGCCCTATTACGCGAACGTGGTGTATTTACTGTCGAGACCCAGCCAAAACTCGAGCAGCTCTTTAGCTTAGTAGCGCTTGGCACAGTGGCAGACGTTGCCCAACTCGATCGCAATAACCGCATCCTGGTCTCACAAGGTCTCAGAAAAATACGTCAGGGTCTCGCGCCAGCGGGATTACTCGCCTTATTTGAGGTGGCTGGACGAGATCCCAGAGCTGCCAGCCCCTTTGATCTAGGATTTGCCATTGGGCCTCGCCTAAATGCTGCTGGTCGCTTAGCCGATATGAGCTTAGGAATTCAATTACTGCTATGTGACGATCAGGTTCGCGCAACATCGCTTGCACAGGAACTTGATCGCATTAATCGAGAGCGGCGCGTGATCGAGTCCGGTATGCAAGAATCCGCGCTTGCGAGCCTTGCTAATTTATCCGTTAATGAACAACCAGCACTCTGCTTATGGCATCCTGATTGGCATCAGGGTGTAGTGGGCATTGTTGCCTCGCGACTAAAGGAACGCTTTAATCGCCCAACGATTGTTTTTGCACCTGCCGATGATGATTCTGGTACTCGATTGCTACGCGGTTCTGGTCGATCGATTCAGGGCTTTCATCTGCGTGATGCCCTTGACTTAGTGTCCAAAAAATACCCTGGGCTCATTTTGAAGTTTGGCGGTCATGCTATGGCTGCAGGCCTCACCATTCACCAGTCCGACTTTGATGACTTTGATAATTACTTTCGAGAAATCAGCTCAAGCCTACTCGATGATGAGATTTTGCAACGGCGCTGTATCCATGATGGCTCTTTGGGTCCAGACCAATTCACCGTTGAGGTCGCTGACCGGTTAATGCAAGAGATCTGGGGACAAGGTTTTCCGCAACCCCTCTTTTATGGTGAATTTGAGATACTCCAGCAGTCGCTGATGAAGGATAAGCACTTACGTCTTTTGCTGCGCCCGATGGTGAAGGGCGAAAGCGTTGCCCCCGTCGCTTCAGCAGTTTGGTTTAATCGCACTCAAACACTACCGCAACTTGCATTTTTGGCATTTCGTCTAGTGAGTGATCGTTTTCGTGAAGAGGCTCGGATTCAGCTAATCATTGAAGCCATTGATGATCCACTCCAATAG